Proteins found in one Methylosinus sp. PW1 genomic segment:
- a CDS encoding Fe2+-dependent dioxygenase, which yields MLICVPDVLSKETVAQFRSVMDAAEWEDGASTAGAQPPSVKSNEQLPPNGELSRRLGERLLQAIVSHPGFVAAAIPLRIYPPMFNRYRVGHRFGVHVDNAVRGDPLTGLRIRADLAVTVFLSEPEEYDGGELVVDDAYDSHQVKLPAGALAVYPASDLHMVSPVTRGERVASFFWAQSMIRQESVRDVIYDLDTAIQQLAPRLGGDDEDVMKLGGVYHNLIRHWSEV from the coding sequence ATGCTGATCTGCGTGCCGGACGTTCTGAGCAAGGAGACGGTCGCTCAATTCCGCAGCGTCATGGACGCGGCGGAATGGGAGGACGGCGCTTCCACCGCCGGCGCCCAGCCGCCCTCGGTGAAGAGCAATGAGCAGCTGCCGCCCAATGGCGAATTGTCGCGGCGCCTCGGCGAGCGCCTTTTGCAGGCGATCGTCTCGCATCCGGGCTTTGTCGCCGCGGCGATTCCGCTGCGCATCTATCCGCCCATGTTCAATCGCTATCGCGTCGGCCATCGCTTCGGCGTGCATGTGGACAATGCCGTGCGCGGCGATCCGCTGACCGGCTTGCGCATTCGCGCCGATCTCGCGGTCACTGTCTTTCTGTCCGAGCCCGAGGAGTATGACGGCGGCGAGCTCGTCGTCGACGACGCCTACGACTCTCATCAGGTGAAGCTTCCGGCCGGCGCGCTCGCTGTCTATCCGGCGAGCGATCTGCATATGGTGTCGCCAGTCACGCGCGGCGAGCGCGTCGCGTCATTCTTCTGGGCGCAGAGCATGATCCGCCAGGAGAGCGTGCGTGACGTGATCTATGATCTCGACACGGCGATCCAGCAGCTCGCGCCACGCCTCGGCGGAGACGACGAGGATGTGATGAAGCTCGGCGGCGTCTATCACAATCTCATACGCCATTGGAGCGAGGTATGA
- a CDS encoding Fe2+-dependent dioxygenase, producing the protein MLICIPDVLDARQVAYFRDVMSQTMWEDGRTTAGSQSSLVKNNLQLPQDGAIARELGDLVLDALAACPTFVSAALPLRIFPPLFNRYGAGHDFGLHVDNAIRGVPRTSVRIRTDLSVTLFLADPDEYDGGELVIEDHYGAQEVKLPAGHLVLYPSTSLHLVREVTRGERVASFFWLQSMIRDNVVRSLLFDLDQTIQGLTERLGAGDPACVKLTGVYHNLIRIWAEA; encoded by the coding sequence ATGCTGATCTGCATACCCGATGTGCTCGATGCGCGGCAGGTCGCCTATTTTCGCGACGTGATGTCGCAGACCATGTGGGAAGACGGCCGCACGACCGCAGGTTCGCAATCGAGCCTGGTGAAGAATAATCTGCAGCTGCCGCAAGACGGCGCCATCGCCCGCGAATTGGGCGATCTCGTGCTCGATGCGCTCGCAGCCTGTCCGACGTTCGTCTCCGCCGCTCTGCCGCTGCGGATTTTCCCGCCGCTGTTCAATCGCTATGGCGCGGGGCATGATTTCGGACTGCATGTCGACAACGCCATTCGCGGCGTGCCGCGCACTTCGGTGCGCATTCGCACCGATCTCTCCGTCACGCTTTTTCTCGCCGATCCCGATGAATACGACGGCGGCGAGCTCGTCATCGAGGACCATTATGGCGCGCAGGAAGTGAAGCTGCCCGCCGGTCATCTGGTGCTCTATCCATCGACCAGCCTGCATCTCGTGCGAGAAGTGACGCGCGGCGAACGCGTCGCATCGTTCTTCTGGCTTCAAAGCATGATTCGCGACAACGTGGTACGTTCGTTGCTTTTTGATTTGGACCAGACGATTCAAGGTCTCACGGAACGGCTCGGCGCGGGCGATCCGGCCTGCGTCAAGCTGACAGGCGTCTATCACAATCTCATTCGCATATGGGCGGAAGCATGA
- the exbB gene encoding tonB-system energizer ExbB gives MKRSYQTLAIAASSLLLSTSLCLAEGRADIINRPHDLSVSSMFLNADIVVKIVMLGLVSASIGTWTVLIAKTIELRRARARIRSSIERLQEARGLAEARLALGGDDPLASALIAEALREFRLSSDLSSAGGLKERVASSFAEIERAESLSIRRGTGLLASVGSTGPFIGLFGTVWGIMNSFIGISKAQTTNLAVVAPGIAEALLATAIGLIAAIPAVLIYNHLARQTSAYLELVSNLSGELLRIVSRDLDRGVQQAPAALRAAE, from the coding sequence ATGAAACGGTCATATCAGACGCTAGCGATTGCGGCCTCGTCTCTCCTCCTCTCGACATCTCTCTGTCTGGCCGAAGGGCGCGCGGACATCATCAATCGTCCGCATGATCTTTCTGTGTCGAGCATGTTCCTCAATGCCGACATCGTCGTGAAGATCGTCATGCTGGGCCTCGTCAGCGCCTCCATCGGCACATGGACTGTGCTCATCGCCAAGACGATCGAATTGCGGCGCGCGCGCGCGCGCATTCGCAGCTCGATCGAGCGTCTGCAGGAGGCGCGCGGCCTCGCGGAAGCGCGTCTCGCGCTCGGCGGCGACGATCCTCTGGCGAGCGCTCTGATCGCCGAGGCGCTGCGCGAGTTCCGCCTCTCTTCCGATCTCTCCTCCGCCGGCGGATTGAAGGAGCGCGTCGCTTCGAGCTTCGCCGAGATCGAGCGCGCCGAGAGCCTTTCCATTCGTCGCGGCACGGGGCTGCTCGCTTCGGTCGGCTCCACCGGCCCGTTCATCGGCCTGTTCGGCACGGTGTGGGGCATTATGAACAGCTTCATCGGCATATCGAAAGCGCAGACGACCAATCTCGCCGTCGTCGCGCCGGGCATCGCCGAGGCGCTGCTCGCCACCGCCATCGGCCTCATCGCCGCCATTCCCGCCGTGCTGATCTATAATCATCTCGCGCGCCAGACGAGCGCCTATCTCGAACTCGTCTCCAATCTCTCCGGCGAGCTGCTGCGCATCGTCTCGCGCGATCTCGATCGCGGCGTCCAGCAGGCGCCCGCCGCTCTGCGCGCTGCGGAGTAA
- the exbD gene encoding TonB system transport protein ExbD: MAGNIGGSPRGALEETHEINVTPFIDVMLVLLIIFMVAAPLATVDLPVDLPAASAATHTKPDKPIYLTIQADLALALGETPVKRNDLIASLDSLAGGDKDKRVFLRADTAVPYGEMMAILERLRSGGYAKISLVALDAGGAATGGAAK; this comes from the coding sequence ATGGCCGGCAATATCGGAGGATCGCCGCGCGGCGCGCTCGAAGAGACTCACGAGATCAATGTCACGCCCTTCATCGACGTGATGCTCGTGCTGCTGATCATCTTCATGGTGGCGGCTCCGCTCGCCACTGTCGATCTTCCCGTCGATCTGCCGGCCGCGAGCGCGGCGACGCACACAAAGCCCGACAAGCCGATCTATCTCACCATTCAGGCCGATCTGGCGCTCGCTCTGGGCGAGACGCCGGTGAAGCGCAATGATCTCATCGCCTCGCTGGATTCGCTCGCCGGCGGCGACAAGGACAAGCGCGTCTTCCTGCGCGCCGACACGGCCGTGCCCTATGGCGAGATGATGGCCATTCTCGAGCGCTTGCGCTCCGGCGGCTACGCCAAGATCTCTCTCGTCGCGCTCGACGCCGGCGGGGCCGCGACGGGCGGAGCTGCGAAATGA
- a CDS encoding energy transducer TonB, whose product MSIAADLDTGRNNRIWTGAALAALAAHLLALAAIFVVFEIETDDDASGAPAIEIGLAPAAPHVEDSPDAPPGPQADEAAAAAPAVAASQTKENDDPKISRVEAEDAEYTTAEKHEKPVEDPTKRQATPVISAESAASEAAAPPKTDALAEAPRAVAPVQGADKVARAAKLTWQKALMAHINRAKRYPSGAGRRAGEVAVAFTLDRLGHVVSASVRRSAGDRVFDDAALAMMKRADPVPPPPPAVADEGLTFEVPVQFRAADKH is encoded by the coding sequence ATGAGCATCGCCGCCGATCTCGACACGGGCCGAAACAATCGCATCTGGACCGGCGCGGCGCTGGCCGCGCTGGCCGCGCATCTTCTGGCGCTCGCCGCTATTTTCGTCGTCTTCGAGATCGAGACGGACGACGACGCCAGCGGCGCCCCGGCGATCGAGATCGGCCTCGCGCCCGCCGCGCCCCATGTCGAGGATTCGCCCGACGCTCCCCCCGGCCCGCAGGCCGATGAAGCCGCCGCCGCAGCGCCGGCCGTCGCCGCATCGCAGACCAAGGAAAACGACGATCCCAAAATCTCGCGCGTCGAGGCCGAGGACGCCGAATACACGACCGCCGAAAAGCATGAGAAGCCGGTCGAGGATCCGACCAAGCGTCAGGCGACGCCGGTGATCTCCGCGGAGTCGGCGGCGTCCGAGGCGGCCGCGCCGCCCAAGACCGATGCGCTCGCCGAGGCGCCGCGCGCCGTCGCTCCCGTCCAAGGCGCCGATAAGGTCGCGCGTGCGGCCAAGCTCACCTGGCAGAAGGCGCTGATGGCGCATATCAACCGCGCCAAGCGCTATCCGAGCGGGGCGGGGCGGCGCGCCGGCGAGGTCGCCGTCGCCTTCACGCTCGATCGGCTCGGCCATGTGGTGAGCGCCAGCGTCAGGCGCTCCGCCGGCGATCGCGTTTTCGACGACGCCGCCCTCGCCATGATGAAGCGCGCCGATCCGGTGCCGCCGCCGCCGCCCGCCGTGGCGGATGAGGGGCTCACCTTCGAGGTGCCGGTTCAGTTTCGCGCGGCGGATAAGCACTGA
- a CDS encoding amino acid permease: protein MTERRFSLHDLLRVKPLETLAAESGRPSELRRVLGLWQLTSIGLGGLIGVGIFVLTGVVAATQAGPAVSLSFLIAGVASAAAALCYAEFAGMIPAAGSAYTYAYAVLGELAAWIIGWDLLLEYALVVAVVSIGWSGYLQALLGQLGLALPVWASGAAGTGEGRVVDLAAILGALFVAGVLVLRIEWGARFNAVMVVVKTAAVLLVVAAGLPHVRLENWTPFMPYGFGGVVEGAAVVFFAVFGYDTLTTAAEEAKDPQRQLPRAVLLSLAVALTLYVAVSLVLTGMVRYDTLNNPAPVAAAFTAVGLPWATFVVSVAAVAGIISVMLAFLLGCARICFAMSRDGLLPAWFSHAHPRFHTPHRPTLVIGALTAIVAGLYPIREVAELVNIGTLSAFVVICLSVIVMRRTRPDAPRSFRTPLVPYVPLVGVGFSLWLLSKLPAAAWERFAIWMALGLIFYFSYGHKRSKLARAGAAGAQSADV from the coding sequence ATGACCGAGAGACGTTTTTCCCTGCATGACCTCTTACGCGTGAAGCCGCTGGAGACGCTCGCGGCGGAGTCCGGCAGGCCGAGCGAGCTGCGCCGCGTGCTGGGCCTGTGGCAGCTCACCAGCATCGGCCTCGGCGGGCTGATCGGCGTCGGCATATTCGTGCTGACCGGCGTGGTGGCGGCGACGCAGGCCGGGCCTGCGGTCTCGCTGTCCTTCCTCATCGCCGGCGTCGCCAGCGCGGCGGCGGCGCTCTGCTACGCCGAATTCGCCGGAATGATTCCGGCGGCGGGCAGCGCCTATACTTACGCCTATGCCGTGCTCGGCGAGCTCGCGGCCTGGATCATCGGCTGGGATCTGCTGCTCGAATATGCGCTCGTCGTCGCCGTGGTCTCCATCGGCTGGTCCGGCTATCTGCAAGCGCTGCTCGGCCAGCTCGGCCTCGCTCTGCCCGTCTGGGCCTCTGGCGCGGCCGGAACCGGCGAGGGCAGGGTCGTCGATCTCGCGGCGATATTGGGCGCGCTCTTCGTCGCCGGCGTGCTGGTGCTGCGCATCGAATGGGGCGCGCGCTTCAACGCCGTCATGGTGGTGGTCAAGACCGCTGCGGTTCTGCTCGTGGTGGCGGCCGGCCTGCCGCATGTGCGCCTCGAGAATTGGACGCCCTTCATGCCCTATGGCTTCGGCGGCGTCGTCGAGGGCGCGGCGGTCGTGTTCTTCGCCGTCTTCGGCTATGACACGCTGACGACGGCGGCCGAGGAGGCGAAGGACCCGCAACGCCAGCTGCCCCGCGCCGTGCTGCTCTCGCTCGCCGTCGCGCTCACGCTCTATGTGGCGGTGTCGCTCGTGCTCACCGGAATGGTGCGCTACGACACGCTGAACAATCCGGCGCCGGTGGCAGCGGCCTTCACCGCCGTCGGCTTGCCATGGGCGACCTTCGTCGTCTCGGTCGCCGCGGTCGCCGGCATCATCAGCGTCATGCTGGCGTTTCTGCTCGGCTGCGCGCGCATCTGCTTCGCCATGAGCCGCGACGGTCTGCTGCCGGCCTGGTTCTCGCACGCGCATCCGCGCTTCCATACGCCGCATCGCCCGACGCTCGTCATCGGCGCGCTGACGGCGATCGTCGCCGGGCTTTATCCGATCCGCGAGGTCGCCGAGCTCGTCAATATCGGAACGCTCTCGGCCTTCGTCGTCATCTGCCTGTCCGTCATCGTCATGCGGCGCACGCGGCCGGATGCGCCGCGCAGCTTTCGCACGCCGCTGGTGCCTTATGTTCCGCTCGTCGGCGTCGGCTTTTCCCTTTGGCTGCTCTCCAAGCTGCCCGCCGCGGCCTGGGAGCGTTTCGCCATTTGGATGGCTCTGGGGCTGATTTTCTATTTCTCCTACGGCCATAAGCGCAGCAAGCTCGCGCGCGCGGGCGCCGCCGGCGCACAATCGGCCGACGTGTAG
- a CDS encoding sensor histidine kinase, with product MSEVAGVSSAVGGKNKIAELEAELASVHAELHAYKERYRELRHRVRNDLQALATLISAQSRRLEKPEGCSNCAMRLRSAVELHNALDEDDDAEICMSSYLWALSEARRKAFDDRIVGETLADDDIFLDYRRAQCVGLVYVEAVTNAMKHAFPGGAHGEVHARLRRIGDRLELTIADNGCGFDVANVVRGDGLQLMRGLARQLKGEAFFERLPQGALVRLEFPEHVG from the coding sequence ATGAGCGAAGTCGCTGGCGTATCCTCGGCAGTCGGGGGCAAGAACAAAATCGCCGAGCTCGAGGCCGAGCTCGCGAGCGTTCATGCCGAGCTTCATGCCTATAAGGAGCGTTATCGCGAGCTTCGTCATCGCGTCCGCAATGATCTGCAGGCTTTGGCGACATTGATCTCGGCGCAGTCGCGGCGGCTCGAGAAGCCCGAGGGGTGCAGCAATTGCGCCATGCGGCTGCGCAGCGCCGTCGAGCTGCATAATGCGCTGGACGAGGACGATGACGCCGAGATCTGCATGTCCTCCTATCTCTGGGCGCTTTCCGAGGCCCGCCGCAAAGCTTTCGACGATCGCATCGTCGGAGAGACGCTCGCAGACGACGATATTTTTCTCGATTATCGCCGCGCCCAATGTGTCGGCCTCGTCTATGTCGAGGCCGTCACCAATGCGATGAAGCACGCCTTTCCCGGCGGCGCGCATGGCGAGGTGCATGCGCGCTTGCGTCGCATCGGCGACAGGCTCGAGCTGACCATCGCCGACAATGGCTGCGGCTTCGATGTGGCGAATGTCGTGCGTGGCGACGGGCTTCAGCTGATGCGGGGCCTAGCGCGCCAGCTCAAGGGAGAGGCGTTCTTCGAGCGTCTGCCGCAAGGCGCGCTGGTGCGGCTCGAATTCCCCGAGCATGTGGGCTAG
- a CDS encoding glycoside hydrolase family 2 protein translates to MMRARVEGEKRQRLDAGWTFTIDEAGEWTEPSAIPSAASWRAARVPGTLAQALITEGARFDELPPLDAIDVWYKTSFVNSAPAELRLHGLATLADVYLDGRLALRSDNMFHAHAIEVATQGAHDLHIRFRSVEREIATKSGRARWRPRMITPAGLRHIRTTALGRLPGFAPPTPPVGPWREIELIEHGALRLRNVDMRASVHDGRANLRVALEISGLIDAPARLVCGGAEAPFTRVADDHIIAELSPPDARLWTPHTHGEPHLYDVAATIGARRIDLGRAGFREIRVDRGADGAGFALRVNDMPLFCRGACWTTANAVSLAGGREDRAPLLRSMRDAGMNMVRVPGVTLYESDDFYALCDELGLLVWQDFAFANFDYPFQDAAFRASVEREATEFLARTRSSPSLAVLCGGSEVYQQASMLGLAEAKWRSPFFDETLPQLIEAQRPDAIYVENSPSGGPLPFHADVGVSHYYGVGAYRRGLDDARRANVRFASECLGFANIADDAALRRDFGDDPLASPLFAERIARDMGATQTFGDVTEHYMRLLYGCDPATLRESDPQLYLEIARAAVAETMEATIGEWRRGGSTTHGAIVWFLKDLWPGAGWGVLDAHGEPKSAYHALARAFRPLSLMLTDEGVNGLFAHLRNDGPQRIEGEISLACYRDGHVPVMRASRSVAVEPHGVATLRDAEFWGGFFDTALAYNFGPPSHDLTVARFIGANGLEREAFHFPLGRSAAKAQLGLTAEIEEDDSGFVLALSTTIAAQSVSIEDERFLPGESWLHLAPGATRRIRLVPRSADAGRPKGIARALNGETIAYG, encoded by the coding sequence ATGATGCGCGCGCGCGTCGAAGGAGAAAAGCGCCAGCGCCTCGACGCCGGTTGGACTTTCACGATCGACGAGGCCGGCGAATGGACGGAGCCATCCGCCATTCCCAGCGCCGCCTCCTGGCGCGCGGCGCGCGTTCCCGGCACGCTGGCGCAGGCGCTGATCACGGAAGGCGCGCGCTTCGACGAGTTGCCGCCGCTCGACGCCATCGACGTCTGGTACAAGACCTCCTTCGTCAATTCCGCGCCGGCGGAGCTGCGCCTGCACGGCCTCGCCACGCTCGCGGACGTCTATCTCGACGGAAGGCTCGCGCTGCGCTCGGACAACATGTTCCACGCGCATGCAATAGAGGTCGCGACGCAAGGCGCGCATGATCTTCATATTCGCTTCCGCTCCGTCGAGCGCGAGATCGCGACGAAGAGCGGCCGCGCGCGCTGGCGGCCGCGCATGATAACGCCGGCCGGCCTGCGCCATATACGCACGACAGCGCTCGGCCGCCTTCCCGGCTTCGCGCCGCCGACGCCGCCCGTCGGTCCCTGGCGCGAGATCGAGCTGATCGAGCATGGCGCGCTGCGCCTGCGCAATGTGGATATGCGCGCCAGCGTCCACGATGGACGCGCCAATCTGCGCGTGGCCCTCGAAATTTCCGGCCTCATCGATGCTCCCGCGCGGCTCGTCTGCGGCGGAGCGGAAGCGCCCTTCACGCGCGTCGCCGACGATCACATCATCGCAGAGCTGTCGCCGCCCGACGCGCGGCTGTGGACGCCGCATACGCATGGCGAGCCGCATCTCTATGATGTCGCGGCGACGATCGGCGCGCGTCGCATCGATCTCGGCCGCGCCGGCTTTCGCGAGATTCGCGTCGATCGCGGCGCGGATGGCGCCGGCTTCGCGCTGCGCGTGAACGACATGCCGCTGTTCTGCCGCGGCGCCTGCTGGACGACGGCGAACGCCGTTTCGCTCGCCGGCGGCCGAGAGGATCGCGCGCCGCTGCTGCGCTCGATGCGCGACGCCGGCATGAATATGGTGCGCGTCCCCGGCGTCACGCTCTATGAGAGCGATGATTTCTACGCGCTCTGCGACGAGCTCGGACTCTTGGTGTGGCAGGATTTCGCCTTCGCCAATTTCGACTATCCGTTTCAGGACGCCGCCTTCCGCGCCAGCGTCGAGCGCGAGGCGACGGAATTTCTGGCGCGCACGCGATCCTCGCCTTCGCTCGCCGTGCTCTGCGGCGGCAGCGAGGTCTATCAGCAAGCGTCCATGCTCGGCCTCGCCGAGGCCAAATGGCGCTCGCCTTTCTTCGACGAGACTCTGCCACAGCTCATCGAGGCGCAGCGTCCCGACGCCATCTACGTCGAGAATTCGCCCTCGGGCGGCCCCCTTCCCTTTCATGCCGATGTCGGCGTCTCGCATTACTATGGCGTCGGCGCCTATCGCCGCGGCCTGGACGATGCGCGCCGCGCCAATGTGCGTTTCGCGTCCGAATGTCTCGGCTTCGCCAATATCGCGGATGACGCCGCGCTGCGCCGCGACTTCGGCGACGACCCGCTCGCGTCGCCTCTCTTCGCCGAACGCATCGCGCGCGACATGGGCGCGACGCAAACTTTCGGCGACGTCACCGAACATTACATGCGCCTGCTCTATGGCTGCGACCCGGCGACGTTGCGCGAGAGCGATCCGCAGCTCTATCTCGAGATAGCGCGCGCCGCAGTTGCCGAGACGATGGAAGCGACGATCGGCGAATGGCGACGCGGCGGCTCCACGACTCATGGCGCCATCGTCTGGTTTCTAAAGGATCTGTGGCCCGGGGCCGGCTGGGGCGTTCTCGATGCGCATGGCGAGCCGAAATCCGCCTATCACGCTTTGGCGCGCGCCTTTCGTCCGCTGTCGCTCATGCTCACCGACGAAGGCGTCAACGGGCTCTTCGCGCATCTGCGCAATGACGGACCGCAACGCATCGAGGGCGAGATTTCGCTGGCCTGCTATCGCGACGGCCATGTGCCGGTGATGAGAGCGAGCCGCAGCGTCGCCGTCGAGCCGCATGGCGTCGCGACATTGCGCGATGCGGAATTCTGGGGCGGGTTTTTCGATACGGCGCTCGCCTATAATTTCGGGCCGCCGTCACATGATTTGACCGTCGCGCGCTTCATCGGCGCGAATGGCCTCGAGCGCGAGGCCTTCCATTTTCCGCTCGGCCGCAGCGCGGCGAAAGCGCAGCTCGGCTTAACCGCGGAGATAGAGGAGGACGACAGCGGATTCGTTCTCGCTCTTTCGACGACGATCGCCGCGCAATCCGTTTCGATCGAGGATGAGCGCTTTCTTCCCGGCGAAAGCTGGCTGCATCTCGCGCCCGGCGCGACGCGGCGCATTCGCCTTGTTCCCCGATCGGCCGACGCCGGGCGCCCCAAGGGAATCGCGCGAGCGCTGAACGGGGAGACGATCGCCTACGGCTAG
- a CDS encoding DUF1839 family protein: MAGRPQSALLSLSDTELSPPKPAKPHFRHALHHAERDWPQTNCYVDLLIELVAMRGFEPEAMLGFTLAQDFEEDQLTFFKPRLADLERLYGLRVEELALYDRLDDHIARQTARGRVVMVEVDGYHLPDTRGVTYRIDHSKTTIGVTEIDLSARRIDYFHNDGYFALDGEDFDAIFGRAGEARDLAALFPYAEFVRFDRERTHADLRGTAEELAREHFARRPSDNPIRAFAARFPALWNVLEARPPCFFHSLAFNTFRQLGANFELLGSHLDWLRPDGDLAAEAEACRRISAGAKAMQFQAARASARKRVYDPRETLDELAGVYDGLFGGLSAKLRRDR, from the coding sequence ATGGCTGGCCGACCTCAGTCCGCGCTGCTCTCTCTCTCTGACACGGAGCTTTCGCCGCCGAAGCCGGCGAAGCCGCATTTCCGTCACGCTCTGCATCATGCAGAGCGCGATTGGCCGCAGACCAATTGCTATGTCGATCTCTTGATCGAGCTCGTCGCCATGCGCGGCTTCGAGCCGGAGGCCATGCTCGGCTTCACGCTGGCGCAGGATTTCGAAGAAGATCAGCTCACCTTCTTCAAGCCACGCCTCGCCGATCTCGAGCGTCTCTACGGCCTGCGCGTCGAGGAGCTGGCGCTCTACGATCGGCTGGACGATCACATCGCTCGTCAGACCGCGCGCGGCCGTGTGGTGATGGTGGAGGTGGACGGCTATCATCTGCCGGACACGCGCGGCGTCACCTATCGTATCGATCACTCCAAGACGACGATCGGCGTCACGGAAATCGATCTCTCCGCGCGGCGGATCGACTATTTCCACAATGACGGCTATTTCGCGCTCGATGGCGAGGATTTCGACGCGATCTTCGGCCGCGCCGGCGAGGCGCGCGATCTCGCCGCTCTGTTTCCTTACGCCGAATTCGTGCGCTTCGACCGCGAGCGCACGCATGCGGATTTGCGCGGAACAGCGGAAGAGCTGGCGCGCGAGCATTTCGCGCGCCGCCCGAGCGACAATCCGATCCGCGCCTTCGCCGCGCGTTTCCCTGCGCTGTGGAATGTGCTGGAAGCGCGCCCGCCGTGCTTCTTCCACAGCCTCGCCTTCAACACGTTCCGCCAGCTCGGCGCCAATTTCGAGCTGCTCGGCAGCCATCTCGACTGGCTGCGGCCGGATGGCGATCTCGCCGCCGAGGCGGAGGCCTGCCGACGCATTTCGGCCGGCGCCAAGGCGATGCAGTTCCAGGCGGCGCGCGCCTCTGCGCGCAAGCGCGTCTATGATCCGCGCGAGACGCTCGACGAGCTCGCCGGCGTCTATGACGGCTTGTTCGGAGGTCTCTCGGCGAAGCTGCGCCGAGACCGATGA
- a CDS encoding amino acid--[acyl-carrier-protein] ligase has product MCQACDSFLDRLFAKGVLHETGVDGLYGRGQAFEAVIEGMDRLITRLAANDRAEIIRFPPGMNRALFEKSGYMKNFPQLAGTVHSFAGSEKDHLALLDNLHNGGDWTGGQGATDIVLTPAACYPLYPIVARRGPLAAEGGLFDIQSYCFRHEPSKDPARMQMFRMREFVRIGLPEQAASFRESWLERARGFAETLELPHHIDVANDPFFGRAGRMMASSQREQALKFELLVPIESTENPTACQSFNYHQDHFGALWDIKTAAGETAHTACVGFGMERLALALFKHHGIDTNGWPTSVRAALSL; this is encoded by the coding sequence ATGTGCCAGGCCTGCGACAGCTTTCTCGATCGCCTCTTCGCCAAGGGCGTTCTGCATGAGACCGGCGTCGACGGACTCTATGGCCGCGGTCAGGCCTTCGAGGCGGTCATAGAGGGAATGGATCGGCTGATCACGCGCCTCGCGGCGAATGATCGCGCCGAGATCATCCGCTTTCCCCCCGGCATGAATCGCGCGCTCTTCGAGAAGAGCGGCTATATGAAGAACTTCCCGCAGCTCGCCGGCACGGTGCACAGCTTCGCCGGAAGCGAGAAGGACCATCTCGCCCTTCTCGACAATCTTCACAACGGCGGCGACTGGACCGGCGGACAAGGCGCGACCGACATCGTGCTGACGCCCGCCGCCTGCTATCCGCTCTATCCGATCGTCGCACGCCGCGGCCCGCTCGCGGCCGAAGGCGGCCTCTTCGACATTCAATCCTATTGCTTCCGTCACGAGCCGTCGAAGGACCCGGCGCGCATGCAGATGTTCCGCATGCGCGAGTTCGTTCGCATCGGCTTGCCGGAGCAGGCCGCGAGCTTCCGCGAATCCTGGCTGGAGCGCGCCCGCGGCTTCGCCGAGACGCTCGAGCTGCCGCATCATATCGATGTGGCGAATGATCCGTTCTTCGGCCGGGCCGGACGGATGATGGCCTCGAGCCAGCGCGAGCAGGCGCTGAAATTCGAGCTGCTCGTGCCGATCGAGAGCACGGAAAATCCGACCGCGTGCCAGAGCTTCAACTATCATCAGGATCACTTCGGCGCGCTGTGGGACATCAAGACCGCCGCCGGCGAGACGGCGCATACCGCTTGCGTCGGCTTCGGCATGGAGCGCCTCGCGCTCGCCTTGTTCAAACATCACGGGATCGACACCAATGGCTGGCCGACCTCAGTCCGCGCTGCTCTCTCTCTCTGA